The following are encoded together in the Tatumella ptyseos genome:
- a CDS encoding sugar phosphatase, which translates to MMYQGFLFDLDGTLVDSLAVVGTAWAKWGERHGIPASEILAFIHGKQAITSLRHFLPHADEATLREEFLWLEHLESTTLDGIVPLPGARTLLTYLTEQQIPWAIVTSGSFPVASARFEVLGLPRPEVFITAEQVKKGKPNPDPYLLGAQQLGLAPELCVVVEDAAAGIEAGLAAKCAVVAVNAPLDASHLKATYRLNRLTELSITPVGQGFRL; encoded by the coding sequence ATTATGTATCAAGGATTTCTTTTTGATTTGGACGGTACGCTAGTGGACTCTTTAGCCGTGGTTGGAACTGCATGGGCGAAATGGGGAGAGCGGCATGGCATCCCTGCCTCAGAGATCCTAGCCTTTATTCATGGTAAACAGGCTATCACTTCGTTGCGTCACTTTTTACCTCATGCAGACGAAGCGACCTTACGTGAAGAATTCCTGTGGTTAGAACATCTCGAGTCTACAACACTGGATGGGATAGTCCCGCTTCCTGGCGCGCGAACGTTACTGACTTATTTGACGGAACAGCAAATACCTTGGGCGATAGTGACTTCTGGTAGTTTTCCTGTGGCGTCGGCCCGTTTTGAGGTATTGGGTTTACCTCGCCCTGAGGTATTTATCACCGCAGAACAGGTCAAAAAAGGGAAACCAAACCCGGATCCTTATCTGTTAGGAGCTCAGCAACTCGGGCTAGCTCCCGAGCTATGTGTGGTAGTAGAAGATGCCGCAGCGGGGATTGAGGCAGGCTTAGCGGCGAAATGCGCCGTAGTGGCGGTTAATGCGCCGTTGGATGCATCCCACCTGAAGGCCACATACCGACTTAATCGCCTCACTGAACTCTCTATAACCCCCGTAGGCCAAGGCTTTAGATTGTAA
- the yfcD gene encoding NUDIX hydrolase YfcD → MVEQVSADQIEWVDIVDENDEVVATAARQQMRAESLRHRATYIVVTEGSGRILVQRRAENKDFAPGKLDATAGGVVQSGEDLLVSARREAEEELGIAGVPLAEHGKFYYEDEGCRVWGSLFSCVCHGPFALQDGEVTEVFWMTPEEITARCDEFTDDSLKALALWLTRNGENR, encoded by the coding sequence ATGGTTGAACAAGTTTCTGCAGATCAGATTGAATGGGTTGATATAGTCGATGAGAATGATGAGGTCGTTGCGACGGCCGCTCGTCAACAAATGCGTGCTGAATCCCTACGCCATCGGGCAACCTATATCGTTGTGACAGAAGGGTCTGGCCGTATTTTGGTCCAACGCCGTGCTGAAAATAAGGACTTCGCTCCGGGTAAGCTCGATGCGACAGCCGGTGGAGTAGTGCAATCTGGTGAAGATCTTCTTGTGTCCGCTCGTCGCGAAGCGGAAGAGGAGTTAGGTATTGCAGGCGTACCCTTAGCAGAGCATGGTAAGTTTTATTACGAAGATGAAGGATGTCGTGTTTGGGGGAGCTTGTTCAGTTGCGTCTGCCACGGTCCTTTTGCGTTACAAGATGGCGAAGTGACAGAAGTATTCTGGATGACCCCAGAAGAGATTACCGCACGTTGCGATGAATTTACCGATGACTCGCTAAAAGCCTTAGCATTATGGCTAACCCGAAATGGTGAAAACCGCTAA
- a CDS encoding ABC transporter permease, with the protein MNEILQQYWQSLLWTNGYQISGLAMTLWLLVFSMVAGGILALLLSIARVSSRRWLSAPIAMFTFVFRGTPLYVQLLIIYTGLYTLQVVKDHQLLNEFFRSGLNCTLLALTLNTAAYTTEIFAGAIRAVPAGEIEAAQAYGFRGLSLWCSIILPSAFRTALPAYSNEVILLLHSTSLAFTATVPDILKVARDINADTYQPFTAFGIAAVLYLFISCVLIMAFRQLEKRWLPHISSR; encoded by the coding sequence ATGAATGAAATCCTTCAACAATATTGGCAGTCGTTGCTCTGGACCAATGGTTATCAAATAAGTGGTTTGGCCATGACTTTATGGTTACTGGTCTTTTCGATGGTGGCGGGAGGAATTCTGGCTTTATTGTTATCGATTGCCCGGGTTTCATCTCGTCGCTGGCTATCTGCACCCATTGCAATGTTCACCTTTGTGTTCCGTGGAACCCCACTTTATGTGCAATTATTGATTATTTATACGGGCCTCTATACCCTACAAGTGGTTAAAGATCATCAGCTGCTGAATGAATTTTTTCGTAGTGGGTTAAATTGTACCCTTCTTGCTTTAACACTGAATACAGCAGCCTATACGACAGAAATTTTTGCTGGCGCGATTCGCGCCGTGCCTGCCGGAGAGATTGAAGCTGCTCAGGCCTACGGTTTTCGAGGCTTATCATTGTGGTGTTCTATTATATTGCCCTCGGCGTTTCGCACCGCACTTCCTGCATACAGTAATGAAGTTATTTTATTACTCCACTCAACCTCCTTAGCTTTTACCGCAACGGTTCCCGATATTTTAAAGGTGGCCCGAGATATCAACGCCGATACCTACCAACCCTTTACGGCCTTCGGTATTGCCGCAGTGCTTTATCTTTTTATCTCCTGCGTTTTAATTATGGCTTTTCGCCAGTTAGAGAAACGCTGGTTACCTCATATCAGTTCACGCTAA
- a CDS encoding ABC transporter permease yields MLEGYGQVILQGIGVTVELALSALIFAVLIGLGGAAARLSRFTWLRAIGTAYTTIVRGIPDLVLMLLIFYGLQIALNQFTHSLHLDHIDIAPLPAGILTLGFIYGAYFTETFRGAVLSVPIGQREAAIAYGMTPWQCFIRITFPLMMRFALPAIGNNWQVILKATALVSILGLEELVKATQLAGKSTWQPLFFALIAGAVYLLFTIISQLVLAALMRFYSAGVKKVTL; encoded by the coding sequence ATGCTAGAAGGTTATGGACAAGTGATTCTGCAAGGAATAGGGGTGACAGTCGAGCTTGCGCTCAGTGCTCTGATTTTTGCTGTGTTGATTGGACTTGGTGGCGCCGCTGCACGTCTTTCCCGTTTTACATGGTTACGGGCTATCGGTACTGCCTATACCACTATCGTTCGGGGGATACCGGATTTAGTATTAATGTTATTAATATTTTATGGTTTACAGATTGCGCTAAACCAATTCACCCATAGCCTCCATCTCGATCACATCGATATTGCTCCGCTGCCAGCAGGGATCCTCACCTTGGGATTTATTTATGGTGCGTATTTTACGGAAACTTTTCGTGGCGCAGTGTTATCCGTTCCTATCGGTCAACGTGAGGCTGCGATTGCTTACGGTATGACACCTTGGCAATGCTTTATTCGAATAACTTTCCCGTTGATGATGCGCTTTGCGCTTCCTGCTATAGGCAATAACTGGCAAGTTATTTTGAAAGCGACGGCATTAGTATCAATTTTGGGGCTGGAAGAGTTGGTTAAGGCAACGCAACTAGCCGGTAAAAGCACTTGGCAACCGCTGTTTTTTGCACTGATTGCCGGCGCCGTCTATCTATTATTTACGATAATTTCACAACTTGTTTTGGCAGCTTTGATGCGTTTTTATTCTGCTGGTGTGAAGAAGGTGACGTTATGA
- a CDS encoding UbiX family flavin prenyltransferase, translating to MTKRLIVGLSGASGALYGVRLLEVLKTVPEVETHLVASMAARQTLSLETDYSWREVQALADEVYDVRDIGASISSGSFKTQGMVILPCSIKTLSAIVHSYSDTLLTRAADVVLKEGRKLVLGVRETPLHLGHLRMMTTAAELGATIMPPVPAFYHRPQAISDIVDQTVNRIIDQFDIQLPEDLFARWQGH from the coding sequence ATGACCAAAAGATTGATTGTCGGCCTTTCTGGGGCAAGTGGTGCATTGTATGGTGTGCGGCTACTCGAAGTCTTAAAAACAGTGCCAGAGGTTGAAACCCACCTTGTTGCAAGTATGGCTGCTCGGCAAACGCTCTCTTTAGAAACTGATTATAGCTGGCGCGAGGTGCAAGCCTTAGCCGATGAAGTGTATGATGTGCGTGATATTGGTGCATCTATCTCCTCTGGATCTTTCAAGACGCAGGGTATGGTGATTCTACCTTGTTCAATCAAAACACTCTCCGCTATTGTTCACAGCTACAGTGATACATTGCTGACGCGTGCTGCAGACGTTGTATTAAAAGAAGGTCGTAAACTGGTGTTGGGTGTACGAGAAACACCTTTACATCTTGGGCACTTACGAATGATGACCACCGCCGCCGAACTTGGCGCGACGATCATGCCTCCCGTCCCCGCGTTTTACCATCGGCCTCAAGCAATTAGCGATATTGTCGATCAGACCGTAAATCGAATTATTGATCAGTTTGATATTCAGCTTCCGGAAGATCTGTTTGCCCGCTGGCAAGGTCACTAA
- a CDS encoding lysine/arginine/ornithine ABC transporter substrate-binding protein: protein MKKLTVFASLFLGLTLSSQAFSALPTHLRFGTDPSYPPFESKSPDGKLVGFDIDLVNEICKRISTKCEFVPGDFDGLIPSLKAEKIDAIISALSITEKRLQQIDFSDKLYAANARLVAVKGSPLQPTPASLKGKTIGVEQGTTQETYADKYWRAAGVTIVPYQAQDQVYQDLASGRLDAAFQDEVQASEGFLKSAGGKGYSFAGPAVKDKAIFGVGTGIGLRKGDTELTQAINKAIAAMHQDGTYDKLAKKYFDFNIYDE, encoded by the coding sequence ATGAAAAAGTTGACGGTATTTGCTTCGCTGTTCTTAGGATTGACCCTTTCAAGCCAAGCCTTCTCTGCGCTACCCACGCATCTGCGCTTTGGTACAGACCCTAGCTATCCGCCTTTCGAATCGAAAAGCCCTGATGGGAAACTCGTTGGCTTTGATATCGATCTCGTTAACGAGATCTGTAAAAGAATTTCGACCAAATGTGAGTTTGTACCCGGTGATTTCGATGGTCTTATCCCTTCTCTTAAAGCAGAGAAAATTGATGCGATCATTTCAGCATTATCGATTACCGAGAAACGTCTTCAACAAATCGATTTCTCCGATAAGTTGTACGCGGCTAATGCACGTTTAGTGGCAGTGAAAGGGTCGCCCTTACAACCTACACCCGCCTCATTAAAAGGCAAGACCATCGGGGTCGAGCAAGGCACGACACAAGAGACCTATGCTGATAAATACTGGCGGGCTGCGGGAGTGACTATCGTTCCTTATCAGGCGCAGGACCAAGTTTATCAGGATTTAGCCTCAGGGCGTCTTGATGCTGCGTTCCAAGATGAAGTGCAAGCCAGCGAGGGCTTCTTAAAATCGGCGGGAGGTAAAGGTTATAGCTTTGCAGGACCAGCCGTAAAAGATAAGGCTATTTTTGGTGTAGGAACAGGAATTGGTCTGCGTAAGGGCGATACAGAATTGACGCAAGCGATCAATAAAGCCATTGCCGCGATGCACCAAGATGGTACTTACGATAAATTAGCGAAAAAGTATTTCGACTTCAATATTTACGACGAGTAA
- a CDS encoding pyridoxal phosphate-dependent aminotransferase — MSIKIEKSAKLENVCYDIRGPVLKEAKRLEEEGNKVLKLNIGNPAPFGFEAPDEILVDVIKHLPTSQGYSDSKGLYSARKAIMQHYQALGMRDVTVEDIYIGNGVSELIVQSMQALLNTGDEMLVPAPDYPLWTAAVSLSSGKAVHYLCDESSDWFPDLDDIRAKITPRTRGIVIINPNNPTGAVYSKELLIEVVKIAREHNLIIFADEIYDKILYDAAQHHSIAALAPDLLTVTFNGLSKTYRVAGFRQGWMVLNGPKKHAKGYIEGLEMLASMRLCANVPAQHAIQTALGGYQSISEFIVPDGRLYQQRERAWELVNQIPGVSCVKPQGALYMFPKIDIKKFNIYDDQKMVLDFLLQEKVLLVQGTAFNWPWPDHVRIVTLPRVDDLEMAINKFGRFLSHYHQ; from the coding sequence ATGAGCATAAAAATAGAAAAATCTGCCAAATTAGAGAACGTTTGCTACGACATCCGTGGCCCAGTATTAAAAGAAGCTAAACGTCTTGAAGAAGAAGGCAATAAAGTTCTCAAGTTAAATATTGGTAACCCAGCGCCTTTTGGTTTTGAAGCGCCTGATGAAATTTTAGTCGATGTGATAAAACATCTTCCGACGTCACAAGGTTACTCAGACTCAAAAGGACTTTACTCAGCCCGTAAAGCCATTATGCAACACTATCAAGCGTTGGGAATGCGCGATGTAACGGTCGAAGATATTTACATCGGTAATGGTGTTTCAGAGCTTATTGTGCAATCAATGCAAGCATTACTGAATACTGGCGATGAAATGCTCGTTCCTGCTCCCGACTACCCGTTATGGACCGCTGCCGTGTCGTTGTCCAGTGGTAAAGCAGTTCACTATCTTTGTGACGAAAGTAGTGATTGGTTCCCCGACCTCGACGATATTCGCGCCAAAATCACTCCTCGCACACGCGGTATTGTGATTATTAACCCGAATAATCCCACCGGTGCGGTCTACAGCAAAGAGTTATTGATTGAAGTGGTAAAAATCGCGCGAGAACATAATCTCATCATTTTCGCTGACGAGATTTACGATAAAATTCTATATGATGCTGCACAGCACCATTCGATTGCTGCGTTAGCTCCTGACCTGTTAACGGTTACTTTCAACGGACTTTCAAAGACCTACCGTGTGGCGGGTTTCCGTCAAGGCTGGATGGTACTGAACGGGCCAAAGAAACATGCTAAAGGCTATATCGAAGGCCTAGAAATGCTAGCATCAATGCGCCTCTGCGCGAATGTTCCCGCGCAGCACGCCATTCAGACTGCACTGGGAGGCTACCAAAGTATTAGTGAGTTTATCGTCCCTGATGGGCGCCTCTACCAACAACGGGAACGCGCTTGGGAACTGGTTAATCAAATTCCTGGAGTAAGTTGTGTAAAACCGCAAGGTGCGTTATACATGTTCCCAAAAATTGATATCAAGAAATTCAATATCTACGATGACCAAAAAATGGTCTTAGATTTCTTGTTACAGGAGAAGGTGTTGCTGGTACAAGGTACCGCCTTCAATTGGCCATGGCCAGACCATGTCCGGATCGTCACCTTACCGAGGGTGGACGATCTCGAGATGGCGATCAATAAATTCGGTCGTTTTCTCAGTCACTACCACCAATAA
- a CDS encoding acetate kinase gives MLNNLVLVLNCGSSSLKFAILDPATGAEYLSGLAECFSLAEARIKWKHAGVKQEAALGAGAAHSEALAFIVTHILADAPELSEKISAIGHRIVHGGEHLTQSVVIDNQIIDAIEQATCFAPLHNPAHLIGIREAFKNFPHLTTKNVAVFDTAFHQTMPEEAYLYALPYALYEQHGIRRYGAHGTSHFYVSRQAAELLAKPVDELNVITCHLGNGGSVAAIRQGKCVDTSMGLTPLEGLVMGTRSGDIDPAIIFYLHDNLGMDVAQINQLLTKESGLLGLTGVTSDCRFVEDNFAKKPEAKRALDVFCHRLAKYIGAYSSLMDGRLDAVIFTGGIGENSAKIREQTIQKLALLNLAVDPSKNLAARFGESGAIQREGSRPILVIPTNEEWVIAQDAARLTA, from the coding sequence ATGTTGAATAACTTAGTTCTGGTTCTAAATTGTGGGAGCTCATCTCTCAAATTCGCAATTCTTGATCCCGCTACTGGCGCAGAATACCTTTCCGGTTTAGCCGAGTGTTTTTCACTAGCGGAAGCGCGTATCAAATGGAAGCATGCGGGGGTGAAACAGGAAGCAGCCCTCGGTGCTGGAGCTGCTCACAGTGAAGCACTAGCCTTTATTGTGACTCATATTCTCGCCGACGCACCTGAACTGTCTGAAAAAATTAGTGCGATTGGTCACCGCATTGTCCATGGCGGCGAGCACCTCACTCAATCGGTCGTAATTGATAATCAGATTATAGACGCGATTGAACAAGCGACCTGTTTTGCACCGCTACACAACCCAGCGCATTTGATTGGGATACGCGAAGCATTTAAGAACTTCCCTCATCTCACGACTAAGAACGTCGCCGTTTTCGATACGGCTTTCCACCAGACTATGCCAGAAGAAGCGTACCTGTATGCCCTCCCTTACGCACTTTACGAACAACATGGAATCCGTCGATATGGCGCCCATGGTACGAGCCATTTCTATGTCTCTCGACAAGCCGCTGAGTTACTCGCTAAACCAGTAGATGAACTCAATGTGATTACGTGCCATCTCGGTAATGGCGGTTCGGTGGCGGCAATTCGACAAGGAAAATGTGTCGATACCTCGATGGGACTCACTCCCTTGGAAGGATTAGTCATGGGTACACGAAGTGGCGATATTGATCCGGCTATCATCTTCTACTTACACGATAATTTAGGGATGGACGTCGCACAAATTAATCAGTTGTTGACCAAGGAGTCAGGATTACTGGGGCTCACGGGCGTCACCAGTGATTGTCGCTTTGTCGAAGACAATTTCGCCAAAAAACCAGAAGCTAAGCGCGCGTTAGACGTATTCTGTCATCGTTTGGCCAAATACATTGGCGCATATTCCTCGCTGATGGACGGCAGACTTGATGCGGTAATATTTACAGGCGGAATCGGTGAAAACTCTGCCAAAATCCGTGAACAAACCATTCAGAAACTCGCACTACTCAATTTAGCCGTTGACCCGTCAAAGAACTTAGCCGCACGCTTTGGTGAGTCTGGGGCGATTCAACGTGAAGGTAGCCGTCCAATCCTCGTTATTCCAACAAACGAAGAGTGGGTCATTGCACAAGACGCTGCCAGATTGACGGCTTAA
- the pta gene encoding phosphate acetyltransferase: MSRTIMLVPLSTSVGLTSVSLGVIRAMERKGMRISMFKPIAQARDTDQSLDHTTEIINATSSIPAVAPLALSYVENLLSNNQQDALMEEILAHFHDNTANAEVVLVEGLVPTRKNQFVQTLNYEIAKTLNAEIIFVGSPGTDTPAQLKERVELQLNSFGGRKNKNITGLIINKINAPTDEEGRTRPDLSEMFDDTNEATVSNFTFEQLMHASPLPVLGTIPWNFDLIATRAIDMCRHLKAEIINEGDITTRRIQSVTFCARSLPNMLKLFRPGSLLVTSADRPDVLVAACLAAMNGVEIGAILLTGGYQMDPAVQELCSRAFQTGLPVFLVKTNTWQTSLTLQSFNLEIPVDDTQRIEKVQEFIASYIDKQWIDSLGSVAERSRLLSPPAFRYQLTELARQAGKRIVLPEGDEPRTLRAAAICAERKIAQCVLLGDPAEIQRVASVQGIVLGEGVSIVDPQAVREEYVARLVELRKNKGMTEVVAREQLEDNVVLGTLMLEKGEVDGLVSGAVHTTANTIRPPLQLIKTAPNSSIVSSVFFMLLPEQVLVYGDCAINPDPNAEQLAEIAIQSADSAAAFGIEPRVAMISYSTGDSGSGSDVDKVREATRLAQEKRPDLIIDGPLQYDAAIMEDVAKSKAPNSRVAGRATVFIFPDLNTGNTTYKAVQRSAELISIGPMLQGMRKPVNDLSRGALVDDIVYTIALTAIQSQQAETRG; this comes from the coding sequence TTGTCTCGTACTATTATGCTGGTGCCACTGAGCACAAGCGTGGGTCTGACCAGTGTGAGCTTAGGGGTAATACGTGCGATGGAACGTAAAGGCATGCGTATCAGCATGTTCAAACCTATCGCTCAAGCACGTGATACCGACCAGTCACTAGACCACACCACGGAAATCATCAACGCCACATCCTCCATTCCGGCCGTAGCACCTCTGGCATTAAGTTATGTCGAGAACTTACTCAGTAATAATCAACAAGATGCCCTGATGGAAGAGATTCTGGCACACTTTCATGATAATACCGCCAATGCAGAAGTCGTATTAGTTGAGGGATTAGTCCCAACACGTAAAAACCAATTTGTGCAAACGCTCAATTATGAAATCGCCAAAACGCTCAATGCTGAAATTATTTTTGTCGGATCTCCTGGAACGGATACCCCAGCCCAACTGAAAGAGAGAGTTGAACTCCAGCTTAACAGTTTCGGTGGCCGTAAAAATAAGAACATTACTGGTCTGATTATTAATAAAATCAATGCCCCCACTGATGAGGAAGGTCGTACCAGACCTGATTTATCAGAAATGTTCGACGATACTAATGAAGCCACCGTGAGTAATTTCACGTTTGAACAACTTATGCATGCCTCACCTCTTCCGGTGCTTGGGACTATTCCCTGGAATTTCGATCTGATTGCTACCCGAGCGATTGATATGTGTCGGCATCTCAAGGCCGAAATTATCAATGAAGGAGACATCACAACTCGTCGAATTCAATCGGTAACCTTCTGTGCTCGTAGTCTTCCCAATATGCTCAAGCTATTCCGTCCAGGCTCCTTATTAGTGACTTCGGCTGATCGCCCAGATGTGTTAGTGGCAGCCTGTTTAGCCGCAATGAATGGTGTCGAGATCGGGGCCATCTTGCTGACTGGCGGTTATCAGATGGATCCAGCTGTTCAAGAGCTCTGCTCGCGGGCATTTCAAACTGGTCTTCCCGTTTTCTTGGTGAAAACGAATACCTGGCAAACGTCATTGACCCTGCAAAGTTTTAATTTAGAGATCCCTGTGGATGATACGCAGCGCATTGAGAAAGTGCAGGAGTTCATTGCGAGTTATATCGATAAACAGTGGATTGACTCCTTAGGTTCGGTTGCCGAACGCAGCCGCCTTCTATCTCCCCCCGCATTCCGTTATCAATTGACCGAACTGGCACGCCAAGCGGGCAAACGTATTGTCTTACCTGAAGGTGATGAGCCAAGAACCTTACGCGCCGCAGCGATCTGTGCAGAACGCAAAATTGCCCAATGTGTATTACTCGGCGATCCAGCAGAAATTCAACGCGTCGCTTCAGTACAAGGAATCGTACTCGGAGAAGGTGTCAGTATCGTAGATCCACAAGCGGTCAGAGAAGAGTATGTAGCGCGTTTAGTCGAACTCCGTAAAAATAAAGGAATGACGGAGGTTGTGGCGCGCGAACAGCTGGAGGATAACGTCGTACTCGGTACTTTAATGCTTGAAAAAGGCGAAGTCGACGGATTGGTCTCCGGTGCGGTCCATACCACTGCTAATACCATACGCCCACCGCTACAGCTGATTAAGACCGCGCCAAATAGCAGCATCGTTTCCTCAGTCTTCTTTATGTTGCTTCCTGAACAAGTACTGGTCTACGGTGACTGCGCTATCAATCCTGATCCAAATGCCGAACAATTAGCCGAAATTGCCATACAGTCGGCGGATTCCGCCGCTGCCTTCGGAATTGAACCGCGCGTCGCAATGATCTCTTATTCAACCGGTGATTCTGGTAGCGGTAGCGATGTGGATAAAGTGCGAGAGGCAACACGCCTTGCACAGGAAAAGCGTCCTGATCTGATCATTGATGGGCCACTGCAATATGATGCCGCAATTATGGAGGATGTCGCGAAGTCTAAGGCACCGAATTCTCGAGTCGCGGGTCGAGCGACAGTATTTATTTTCCCGGATCTGAATACTGGCAATACGACTTATAAAGCCGTTCAGCGCTCAGCAGAATTGATCTCAATCGGGCCCATGCTGCAAGGTATGCGTAAACCGGTGAATGATCTGTCACGAGGTGCATTAGTGGACGATATTGTTTACACCATTGCGCTAACTGCTATTCAATCTCAACAGGCTGAAACAAGAGGCTAA
- the yfbV gene encoding terminus macrodomain insulation protein YfbV has product MNDSHRPGLFLTLRLGKKYMKTWPQEKSLSAIFPENRVCRATQFGIRFMPPIAVFILCWQLAFHAQIGPAIATAVFACSLPIQGLWWLGKRSVKPLTGGTLEWFHTIREKLKTSGQVINLPQGEVTYQHLAELLMKAFKQLDKAFLDEL; this is encoded by the coding sequence ATGAATGACTCGCATCGGCCAGGGCTTTTTTTAACGCTGCGTCTTGGCAAAAAATATATGAAAACGTGGCCACAGGAAAAGAGTCTTTCTGCAATTTTCCCTGAGAATAGAGTGTGTCGAGCGACGCAATTTGGTATTCGTTTTATGCCGCCTATTGCCGTTTTTATTCTTTGCTGGCAACTGGCATTCCATGCACAAATCGGTCCGGCAATAGCGACGGCTGTGTTTGCTTGCAGTTTACCAATACAAGGTTTGTGGTGGTTAGGTAAGAGGTCGGTTAAACCGTTAACAGGTGGTACGCTAGAGTGGTTTCACACCATTCGTGAAAAGCTCAAAACCTCAGGGCAAGTCATCAACCTTCCTCAGGGCGAGGTGACCTATCAACATCTAGCCGAACTATTAATGAAGGCTTTTAAACAGTTGGATAAAGCCTTTTTGGATGAACTGTAG
- a CDS encoding ABC transporter ATP-binding protein: MSNEKLRISQLHKSYGQHEVLKGISLTANEGDVIAIIGASGSGKSTLLRCLNFLEHPNKGEIWLNQQQIFLTADRTQQLQITDKQQLKLLRSKLCMVFQHFNLWSHMTVLQNVMEAPCKVLGKTKSQAQEKAEYFLRKVGIDAVNWKKYPVHLSGGQQQRVAIARALAMEPEIILFDEPTSALDPELVGEVLRIMQQLAKEGKTMIMVTHEMAFAKEVSSQVIFLHQGKIEEQGSPQDIFNYPKSARLQQFLSNNLK, translated from the coding sequence CTGTCCAATGAAAAATTAAGAATTTCCCAACTCCACAAATCCTACGGTCAGCACGAGGTACTAAAAGGTATCAGCCTAACGGCTAACGAAGGAGATGTTATTGCGATTATCGGCGCGTCAGGATCAGGGAAAAGTACATTATTACGCTGCTTGAATTTCTTAGAACACCCGAACAAGGGGGAAATTTGGCTGAATCAACAACAGATCTTTTTAACCGCCGATCGCACGCAGCAGTTGCAGATTACGGATAAACAACAGCTGAAGTTATTGCGCAGTAAGTTATGCATGGTTTTCCAACACTTTAACCTGTGGAGCCACATGACGGTACTGCAAAATGTTATGGAAGCCCCTTGTAAAGTCCTGGGAAAAACTAAGAGTCAGGCACAAGAGAAGGCAGAATATTTCTTGCGTAAAGTCGGGATAGACGCGGTGAACTGGAAAAAATATCCTGTTCATTTATCGGGGGGGCAGCAACAAAGGGTCGCTATCGCCCGCGCATTGGCTATGGAGCCTGAGATTATTTTATTTGATGAACCGACGTCTGCCTTGGATCCAGAGTTGGTAGGGGAAGTATTGCGAATTATGCAGCAACTGGCCAAAGAGGGTAAAACCATGATTATGGTGACTCACGAAATGGCCTTCGCTAAAGAAGTCTCTTCACAGGTGATTTTTCTCCATCAAGGCAAGATAGAAGAGCAAGGTTCACCCCAAGATATTTTCAACTATCCTAAGTCAGCACGTTTGCAACAGTTCCTAAGCAATAACTTAAAATAA
- the yfbR gene encoding 5'-deoxynucleotidase gives MAIQSTFMAWITRMPLIKRWALMHCVQKENVAEHSHQVAVIAHLLTVIGNKRYGNTLNPERAAVVALYHEVSETKLQDINSRTKYHNPAFTQAFKHLEKIAEQECLTTLPDDLRDAFSDLIIQDNVDSEYKRIVKAADILAAYIKTLNELRFNNDEFIHVKEGLEERLNYLRSTMPEVNDFLEIFAESCTTTLDRISENYQ, from the coding sequence ATGGCAATCCAAAGTACTTTTATGGCATGGATAACCCGTATGCCACTGATCAAACGCTGGGCCTTGATGCATTGTGTACAAAAAGAAAACGTGGCAGAGCATAGTCACCAAGTTGCGGTCATTGCTCATCTACTGACCGTTATTGGTAATAAACGTTATGGGAACACATTGAATCCTGAACGTGCCGCAGTCGTTGCCCTGTACCATGAAGTATCAGAAACAAAGCTTCAAGATATCAATTCCCGGACAAAATATCACAATCCAGCTTTCACCCAAGCCTTTAAGCACCTTGAAAAGATTGCCGAGCAAGAGTGTTTAACCACCCTGCCTGATGACTTACGTGACGCCTTTTCCGATTTGATCATCCAAGATAACGTCGACAGTGAATATAAAAGAATCGTCAAAGCAGCCGATATTTTAGCGGCCTATATTAAGACGTTGAATGAGCTGAGGTTCAATAACGACGAATTTATTCATGTTAAAGAAGGGCTAGAGGAAAGGCTTAACTACTTGCGCAGTACCATGCCAGAAGTTAATGACTTTTTAGAAATCTTTGCAGAGAGCTGCACGACGACACTTGACCGCATTTCTGAGAACTATCAATAA